The genome window AAGAGTTCAAAGAAATGTCAAATTATAGTACTAAATTATCAGATTCTTGTGAAATGTAAATTTGGTTTTtagttaaactattttaatttaatagaggtttggattttgtttttgcATTTTTGTATCTTTCTTCTCTTATTTGCTAGCaacttcatttaattatttaaaagttttcatttaaattattaatcaactaaaataattgatgtataattttttattgtgcTCGCTTGTACGAATCAACAgctattattcttttttttcctcaGTATTTTCATAGAGCTCGctagacttaaaaaaaaaaaaacatcacaGTAACCTACATAAAATAATACCAAGAAGCCCCTTTACTGTAATATAACATCGACAAGAGGCTGAAGATCCCTGTCAAGCAAATTGTACTCTCATATGCTCCTATAATATTCACAATACATAATGACATAAATTCCATGAAAGTCCATATACTAAGAGtcaaatttatttacatttttattttcataaagtaggttggataaaattgaatttaacatttttggtttttcatcgattaaataaatgtttttagaaTCAAACTAGATCGTTCggttgaaaatttaattgattgcaGTATTGGTCTGAAGATAAAGGTTAAATCGATTGACCTGTGAAGTGAAACAAATAACCAAGTTTAGAAAAATCGGTGAATTTTCTctattctttaaataatttattttttattttacgattttttttaaacaaataaccAATCTTAAACCTCCCGCCAATGCAAGTCCGGTCTGCCTTTAATCGTCGACAGTGTATGATAGTAAGACTGTATATCGGAGAGACAATACACATCTCCTTTGCGTGCTAGATGGTCCAGATTTAATGAATCGCTAACTATTGAAGAGAGGAGAAATTGTTATCTCTAATGTTTCCAACCTTGTGAATTCAGGTAATGCTTCCTCTTATCTATTATCTTACTATGAACATGTCTGCAAATGGTAAGAGTTGGCTGATGGACATAGGTAATCTGCATATGTAATGTAAGTTCTTGAAATGTGATCATCACAGAAGTTAAAAACTTAGGTCCTTGACACTATGGCTTTTCTAGTCTAATATGAGAAATGGATTGTCCAATATCATGTTAATTATGCATCTTAGATAGCAAAGGCTAGTTGGATCGGGATATTGATCTGAAATAAGAGATTGGATTGTCTGACTCTAGAAATGGTATGAACCAGTTAAACCAACCGTTGGAGtaaaaatcttgaaaatctTATTGGAACTTATCATAGGCCAAAGTTAGGTTCAATCAAGTTTTTGTAATAACCTAAACTCacaagagaagaaaaagagaaatgttATCGTAATTGTAAATATCGAAAATAATCAATTACAATAAATACgagtatttaaacataatttcataCTAAATCGAGAATAAGTGTCTTTAAATTAGACACACGCATTATGTCTTGTTCTTTTCTTCAGGAGATGCTGCGGGTTACATACTTCACACTCGATCAATTAAAAAAAGACATGAAGGAATAGTACAGGTAATAACTTTGAGATTTACTTTGTACATGTATTATATTGCACATTAGGTAAAAGTTAAGGgatcaattttgatattaacCCTAAATCTTATATAAAGCTAAGAAAGTACGGCATTAATAAGTTTTTTGTATCTCAAGCGGATTCTACCAAAGGTAAGAGCTTTCCTTATCTTCCTTCCACAAATCCGAGTCGGTGGCTGTCACCGCCACCCACGGCCGCCATCAGAGTTCGAAGCCAGACATAAGCTAGTGAAGCGGAACCACAAAACAAAAGCGAAAAACTCTCCGGTTCCTATCGCCGGCCGTCGGACAGGTCTGCAGTTTTCTTATCTTATGGCGATGTGTTCCGAAGACAGAATCAGTAGTTTACCGGATCATATTCTTTGTCATATTTTGTCTTTCCTTCCTCTTAAAGAAGCAGTTCGAACCTCTGTTATTTCAACCAAGTGGAGATACCTCTTTGCTTCAATTTCTACCATTGAATTTGATGATAGTTTACTGAGTGGTTTGACTGACAGAAATGTTGACAGCTTCAAGAACTTTGTTGATAGGTTATTGAAATTCCCCGATCAGGTAAGTTTAGATTGCTTTAGGCTAAGTGATGGGATTTCATTGAATGATGAAGATCATGATTTTGATGTTTCTGGTTGGATATGTGCTGCATTGTGCCGTGGTGTTAAGGAAATTGATTTGTTCTTAGATTATTTTGGGTGTGTTCTCACTGTACCAGCTGTTTTATTCACTTGCCACTCACTGGTGACACTGAAATTGAATGCAGAATGTCGTAAGATTGATGTCCCATCTGACGTTTGTTTAGGAAATCTGAAGACTTTGCAGCTTAGAAACACTGTAGTTGACGGTGATTCCATTCATAGGTTAATTTCCAATTGCCATGTCTTAGAAGATTTGGCTTTTATTGAATGTCATCTTATGTATGCAAGTGCGCTCAATATCAAAACTCCTTCTCTTAAGAGATTGGTTTTAGATTTGGATGTGGTAGAATACGGAGATTTCAATAATGTGGTGGTGATTAATGCTCCAAATCTTGAAAAAGCCGATATTAGCATCTATCTGTTTGGTTTCAGTGATCGTGAAACAAGTGCAACTCATCTTATTCAAGGAATTATTCAAGGAATTTGCACTGTGCGGTCTCtgaatttaaccattaatgACCTGGTTAGTAAACTTAGTATTCATGTgtgattttcctttttaacatcatataatttaacattatataataGCCTCAAGTATTTTTGTGTGCAGATTTTCCGAACGTGTCGACTTCCTATATTTCACAAccttattaaatttgaatatggtGTTCTTGGTTCTAATGGGAGAGAAACTTGGCTTGTGGAGTTTCTACATTGTGCGCCTAATCTAAATACGCTTACCCTCAATTTTCTGGTATGAAGTCTTTTTCTGAGTACGTGTATTCGTTGCGATTGATTGTTTTAGTGTCAGTTATATTCGTAATTACgataaacttaaaagaaatcGAAAGCATGTTTGGGATCAACTAAATTCATGGTACAAACCAAGTAACTTTTCTAAGTTTTCTTCTCTTGTCATGAGTTTAGGTTGTTGTGGAAACTCAATGGAAGGTTCTACATATGGAAGTTCCTTCTTGTTTGTCTTTGCACCTCAAggagattaaaattttgaactttaagGGAGACATGCgaatgtttgaaatgattaGTTATTTCTTGGATAATGCTATGGTCTTGGAAAAGCTCATGATAGGAATGAAATCCCTGTCCGAGACACAACAATCGATTGTCTTCAACCAATTACTGCAGTTACCTAAGAGTTCAAAGAAATGTCAAGTTGTGATTTTCTAGTACTGTTTTATGTTATGGCTAGAACTGATCAGTGTCTGGTTTGGTTTTGTATAGATGTGTTGTTTGAAATATACATTTGGTGTTAATATCCTATACAGTCACTAATGGCAATACTGAATATCTGATAGttggtttatatatgtatttgtgaATGTATATTTAtgggtatatatatgtattgtaGCCAAAAATAGCCTTTGAAATTGATATGTAGCCCATGATTGGAAAAAtagaaacatattttaatttgtaagaAACAATCGTATGATATACCTTACACAACAAGCTCTGATAGGAAGAACATCAGATTGATTTGGAACTAtttgagaagaagaaaaaggggaGCTCTCTAGTTATGGTGATTTGTACATTCTTACCAACAACAAAGAAGGCTTCCATTGTTCCTGTTATAGGCTAGCATTGGTTCAACACAGGCCATTGAAGATGAAGGTTTGAGAACTTGAGATTTTAGCCTGCTAGAATGCTGGAATTTAGCTTCCTTGAGACTGAAATGATGTTTAAGATCCCTTGATTTGACAATG of Gossypium raimondii isolate GPD5lz chromosome 3, ASM2569854v1, whole genome shotgun sequence contains these proteins:
- the LOC105796343 gene encoding putative F-box/FBD/LRR-repeat protein At5g22670, whose translation is MAMCSEDRISSLPDHILCHILSFLPLKEAVRTSVISTKWRYLFASISTIEFDDSLLSGLTDRNVDSFKNFVDRLLKFPDQVSLDCFRLSDGISLNDEDHDFDVSGWICAALCRGVKEIDLFLDYFGCVLTVPAVLFTCHSLVTLKLNAECRKIDVPSDVCLGNLKTLQLRNTVVDGDSIHRLISNCHVLEDLAFIECHLMYASALNIKTPSLKRLVLDLDVVEYGDFNNVVVINAPNLEKADISIYLFGFSDRETSATHLIQGIIQGICTVRSLNLTINDLIFRTCRLPIFHNLIKFEYGVLGSNGRETWLVEFLHCAPNLNTLTLNFLVVVETQWKVLHMEVPSCLSLHLKEIKILNFKGDMRMFEMISYFLDNAMVLEKLMIGMKSLSETQQSIVFNQLLQLPKSSKKCQVVIF